A single region of the Halorussus gelatinilyticus genome encodes:
- a CDS encoding 5-formyltetrahydrofolate cyclo-ligase — protein sequence MDKQDLRERIWDHLEAEGIARFPFPPHDRIPNFAGGDDAADRLAETDEWEAADAIKANPDAPQLPVRRRALREGKTVYMAVPRLRDEKPFYELDPAAIPPDEYDSAPTISHVESYAQQVAPEEVAAIDLVVSGSVAVTAAGARVGKGEGYSDLEYAVLRELDLVGAETPIATTVHDSQVVADEVTVEAHDVPMDLVVTPTETFRTDTEFERPSGVFRDDLSAERIAEIPVLDERRD from the coding sequence ATGGACAAACAGGACCTGCGCGAGCGAATCTGGGACCACCTCGAAGCCGAGGGCATCGCTCGGTTCCCCTTTCCGCCCCACGACCGCATCCCGAACTTCGCCGGGGGCGACGACGCCGCCGACCGACTCGCCGAAACCGACGAGTGGGAAGCCGCAGACGCAATCAAGGCCAACCCCGACGCGCCGCAACTTCCCGTCCGGCGGCGCGCGCTCCGGGAGGGCAAGACCGTCTACATGGCCGTGCCGCGACTCCGCGACGAGAAGCCGTTCTACGAACTCGATCCCGCGGCGATTCCACCCGACGAGTACGACAGCGCCCCGACCATCTCGCACGTCGAGTCCTACGCACAGCAGGTCGCGCCCGAGGAGGTGGCCGCCATCGATCTCGTGGTGTCGGGGAGCGTCGCGGTCACCGCGGCGGGCGCGCGGGTCGGGAAGGGCGAAGGGTACAGCGACCTCGAATACGCGGTCCTGCGGGAGTTGGACCTGGTCGGGGCGGAGACGCCGATCGCGACCACGGTCCACGACTCGCAGGTCGTCGCGGACGAGGTGACGGTCGAAGCCCACGACGTACCGATGGACCTCGTGGTGACGCCGACGGAGACGTTTCGGACCGACACCGAGTTCGAGCGGCCGAGCGGCGTGTTCCGGGACGACCTTTCCGCGGAACGAATCGCGGAAATTCCCGTGCTCGACGAACGACGCGACTAA
- a CDS encoding ABC transporter permease: MSTETDEGTAGPTIAPGETGGGERGFGTDVWVNFKRWNLKAVRNPFVLTASLIQPVVFLVLFTQVFGRVATGAISRGGATITYESFLLPAIVIQVSLVAAATSGIGLVNDIEEGMFEKVLVSPMNRAAVFLGKTLAEMLRITVQILIILGLGVLLGANVVTGIGGALAIVVVGIVFAGWFTAFSNVVALVTRDQESTIIGANILQFPLLFVSSAFLPVELLPDWIQIISDFNPVTYGVNAARTLVIDGWVWQTILPNVGVLVGLDLVLGAFAVYMLNRASSSEVQ; the protein is encoded by the coding sequence ATGAGTACCGAGACCGACGAGGGGACCGCGGGACCGACCATCGCGCCGGGCGAGACCGGCGGCGGCGAACGCGGGTTCGGGACCGACGTGTGGGTCAACTTCAAGCGTTGGAACCTGAAGGCGGTTCGCAACCCCTTCGTGCTGACTGCCTCGCTGATTCAGCCGGTGGTCTTCCTCGTCCTCTTCACGCAGGTCTTCGGGCGGGTCGCCACCGGAGCCATCAGTCGCGGCGGGGCGACCATCACCTACGAGAGCTTCCTGCTCCCGGCCATCGTGATACAGGTGTCGCTGGTCGCGGCGGCGACGTCTGGCATCGGACTGGTCAACGACATCGAGGAGGGGATGTTCGAGAAAGTGCTGGTGAGTCCGATGAACCGCGCCGCGGTGTTCCTCGGGAAGACCTTGGCGGAGATGCTCCGCATCACGGTCCAAATTCTCATCATCCTCGGACTCGGGGTCCTGCTCGGCGCGAACGTCGTTACCGGCATCGGCGGCGCGCTCGCCATCGTCGTCGTCGGCATCGTGTTCGCCGGGTGGTTCACCGCGTTCTCGAACGTCGTCGCGCTGGTGACCCGCGACCAGGAATCGACCATCATCGGCGCGAACATCCTCCAGTTCCCGCTGTTGTTCGTCTCCTCGGCGTTCCTCCCGGTCGAACTCCTGCCCGACTGGATTCAGATAATTAGCGACTTCAACCCCGTGACCTACGGCGTGAACGCCGCCCGTACGTTGGTCATCGACGGGTGGGTCTGGCAGACTATTCTTCCGAACGTGGGCGTGCTGGTCGGTCTCGATTTGGTTCTGGGCGCGTTCGCCGTGTACATGCTGAATCGGGCGTCGAGTTCGGAAGTACAGTAG
- a CDS encoding ABC transporter ATP-binding protein translates to MDTETATESRDAIAASDVSLTYSDGTEAVRSVDLTVPEGEFFGFLGPNGAGKTTTIKMLATLLKPTGGEVRVNGFDVREQAQSVRESIGYMAQETSVDTELTARENVRFACEAYGVPRSERAERIEELLELADLADVADKRADDFSGGMKKRLDAATALVHRPPLVFLDEPTTGLDPKARNRLWEYFRRINEQGTTIFLTTQYLEEADQLCDRIAVILDGEIVATGSPAELKRQVGGELLDIEIDGGEAARERAAAVARSSGVFDEASVEVTEEGLTVTARNARTYGTDLLVALRDEGLTVTGFNVRAPTLDDVFLAITGEELAESADDAAVDAEVVR, encoded by the coding sequence ATGGACACGGAGACAGCCACCGAGTCGAGGGACGCGATAGCCGCGAGCGACGTCTCGCTGACGTACAGCGACGGAACCGAGGCCGTACGGAGCGTGGACCTCACGGTTCCCGAGGGCGAGTTCTTCGGCTTCCTCGGGCCGAACGGCGCGGGCAAGACGACCACCATCAAGATGCTGGCGACCCTGTTGAAACCGACCGGCGGCGAGGTTCGGGTCAACGGGTTCGACGTGCGCGAGCAGGCCCAGTCGGTACGCGAGTCCATCGGGTACATGGCCCAAGAGACCAGCGTGGACACGGAACTCACCGCCCGCGAGAACGTCCGGTTCGCGTGCGAGGCCTACGGTGTCCCCCGGAGCGAGCGCGCCGAGCGCATCGAGGAACTGCTCGAACTCGCCGACCTCGCGGACGTGGCCGACAAGCGCGCCGACGACTTCTCGGGCGGGATGAAGAAACGGCTCGACGCCGCGACCGCGCTGGTCCACCGGCCACCGCTGGTGTTTCTGGACGAACCGACCACCGGACTCGACCCCAAGGCCAGAAATCGGCTCTGGGAGTACTTCCGGCGCATCAACGAGCAGGGCACGACCATCTTCCTCACGACGCAGTATCTGGAGGAAGCCGACCAGCTCTGCGACCGCATCGCGGTCATCCTCGACGGCGAAATCGTCGCCACGGGGTCGCCCGCCGAGTTGAAGCGACAGGTCGGCGGCGAACTCCTCGACATCGAAATCGACGGCGGCGAGGCCGCGCGCGAACGCGCGGCCGCCGTCGCTCGGTCGTCGGGCGTCTTCGACGAGGCCAGCGTCGAAGTCACCGAGGAGGGGCTGACCGTCACCGCGCGCAACGCCCGGACCTACGGCACCGACCTACTCGTGGCGCTCCGCGACGAGGGGCTGACCGTCACCGGGTTCAACGTGCGCGCGCCGACGCTCGACGACGTATTCCTCGCCATCACGGGCGAGGAGTTAGCGGAGTCGGCCGACGACGCCGCGGTTGACGCGGAGGTGGTGCGATGA
- a CDS encoding molybdopterin-dependent oxidoreductase, whose product MNVSHAETATAASAGVCGVAGSFAVAGRTPEFVVAPVAALVVDFTPGVVTTAAIRGLGDWGHRLALGVALALTAGILAGVAFGAVRVGGRSEVPYTSVAAGGVASWLLTIAATGAPKASLAVAGPVAAVLAVGERGWAVGRDGRRSRVSTSRRKVLAALGAVAGFAGFSAYRGADITGVEPGPVADVTSEAVQREADDMLARATERSLGVSGLSGLVTPTDEFYEVDVNNVNPNPSDGKWDLSVTGEVETSLTLDFEELTATTVENRFVTLRCVGEALNGRKMDTAVWTGVPVRDLLDEATPRGSGACCVLVRAVDGYYQEFPLGALEESFLAVGMNGRRLPRGHGYPVRLLVPGHWGEINVKWVSEIEVLDEEHQGYWEKRGWHGTGPVNTVAKLHAVNRPDDASDDTPGDSADESAESPTAERIEVAGHAYAGTRGIRKVEVSTDGGETWADADLSKPLAGEDVWRQWRYAWDAEPGDHEVVVRATDGEGNLQPEEFAQPFPSGATGWVSRTVEV is encoded by the coding sequence GTGAACGTTTCGCACGCGGAGACCGCGACGGCCGCGAGCGCCGGCGTCTGTGGAGTCGCAGGGTCGTTCGCCGTCGCGGGGCGGACGCCCGAGTTCGTCGTCGCGCCGGTGGCCGCGCTCGTCGTGGACTTCACGCCCGGCGTCGTGACGACGGCCGCGATTCGCGGTCTCGGCGACTGGGGCCACCGCCTCGCGTTGGGCGTCGCGCTGGCGCTCACCGCGGGCATCCTCGCCGGCGTCGCGTTCGGCGCGGTCCGAGTCGGCGGTCGCTCGGAAGTCCCCTACACGTCGGTCGCGGCCGGCGGCGTGGCGAGTTGGCTTCTCACCATCGCGGCGACCGGCGCACCGAAGGCGTCGCTCGCCGTCGCGGGACCGGTGGCCGCGGTCCTCGCGGTCGGCGAACGCGGGTGGGCGGTCGGCCGCGACGGTCGCCGTTCGCGCGTCTCGACCTCCCGACGGAAGGTGCTCGCCGCGCTCGGCGCGGTCGCCGGGTTCGCGGGGTTCTCGGCGTACCGCGGCGCGGACATCACGGGCGTCGAACCCGGCCCCGTCGCGGACGTGACGAGCGAGGCGGTTCAGCGCGAGGCCGACGACATGCTCGCTCGCGCAACCGAGCGGTCGCTCGGCGTCTCGGGGCTGTCGGGACTCGTGACGCCGACCGACGAGTTCTACGAGGTGGACGTGAACAACGTGAACCCGAACCCGAGCGACGGCAAGTGGGACCTCTCGGTGACGGGCGAAGTCGAAACGAGCCTGACGCTCGATTTCGAGGAGTTGACCGCGACGACCGTCGAAAACCGGTTCGTCACGCTGCGGTGCGTCGGCGAGGCGCTCAACGGGCGGAAGATGGACACCGCGGTCTGGACCGGCGTGCCCGTGCGCGACCTGCTCGACGAGGCGACTCCACGCGGCTCCGGGGCCTGCTGCGTGCTGGTTCGGGCCGTGGACGGCTACTATCAGGAGTTCCCGCTCGGTGCGCTCGAAGAGTCGTTCCTCGCCGTCGGGATGAACGGGCGGCGACTCCCCCGCGGGCACGGCTACCCCGTGAGGCTCCTCGTACCGGGCCACTGGGGCGAGATAAACGTCAAGTGGGTCTCCGAAATCGAGGTGTTGGACGAGGAACATCAGGGCTACTGGGAGAAGCGCGGCTGGCACGGCACCGGGCCGGTCAACACCGTCGCCAAACTCCACGCCGTGAACCGACCGGACGACGCAAGCGACGATACGCCCGGCGATTCCGCCGACGAGTCGGCGGAATCGCCAACGGCCGAGCGAATCGAAGTGGCGGGCCACGCCTACGCGGGCACGCGAGGAATCCGGAAAGTGGAGGTCTCGACCGACGGGGGCGAGACGTGGGCGGACGCGGACCTCTCGAAACCGCTGGCGGGCGAGGACGTGTGGCGACAGTGGCGCTACGCGTGGGACGCCGAGCCGGGCGACCACGAGGTGGTCGTCCGCGCGACGGACGGCGAGGGGAACCTGCAACCCGAGGAGTTCGCCCAACCCTTCCCGAGCGGGGCGACGGGGTGGGTCTCGCGGACGGTCGAGGTGTGA
- a CDS encoding tryptophan--tRNA ligase, protein MTRDTDRDRADGRKSTAPETLPDEGTESDESGSESAGRRAVPDGGTAASGEDETTLDPWGSATIADYRKLFEEFGIEEFEEVLPEVPDPHYLMRRGVIFGHRDYRRVADAMVNDEPFAALSGFMPTGDPHIGHKLVFDEIIWHQRQGGDAYALIADLEAHSARGLSWDEIDEHARDYLLSLLALGFDPEEGTLYRQSGDREVQDLAFELGSEANFSELENIYGFSGETSVSHMQSVVTQMADILYPQLDEPKPTVIPVGPDQDPHVRLARDLAARMGYFGVTKAYASFEADEAERELLAAAHAALADEAEESDGVVRCEDAADWLAEEVTPDDARESVVSKLREAGKEPLRPRVRFLDRNATEEAFGALIDAVEGEKRVFDEHIDAFDLSRDAAEELARDVELDHGGYGFVAPSSLYHRFMTGLTGGKMSSSVPASHISLLDDPEDGYDKVKAATTGGRETAEKQRELGGRADECPVYELYAYLLAGDDDEFAKEVYDECVGGERLCGDCKEQAAQLMKEFLAEHQEKREEVEDLLEEADIELDSPRKRD, encoded by the coding sequence ATGACACGAGATACGGACCGCGACCGAGCGGACGGGCGAAAGAGTACAGCGCCGGAAACGCTTCCCGACGAGGGCACCGAGTCGGACGAGTCGGGGTCAGAGTCAGCGGGTCGTCGGGCCGTGCCCGACGGGGGCACCGCCGCGAGCGGCGAGGACGAAACGACGCTCGACCCGTGGGGGTCGGCGACCATCGCCGACTACCGGAAGCTGTTCGAGGAGTTCGGCATCGAGGAGTTCGAGGAGGTCCTGCCGGAGGTGCCCGACCCCCACTACCTCATGCGGCGGGGCGTCATCTTCGGCCACCGCGACTACCGCCGGGTCGCCGACGCGATGGTGAACGACGAACCGTTCGCCGCGCTCTCGGGGTTCATGCCGACCGGCGACCCCCACATCGGGCACAAGCTGGTGTTCGACGAGATAATCTGGCACCAACGGCAGGGCGGCGACGCCTACGCGCTCATCGCCGACCTCGAAGCCCACAGCGCCCGCGGGCTATCGTGGGACGAGATAGACGAACACGCCCGCGACTACCTGCTGAGCCTGCTCGCGCTCGGATTCGACCCGGAGGAGGGCACTCTCTACCGACAGTCGGGCGACCGCGAGGTGCAGGACCTGGCCTTCGAGTTGGGGTCGGAAGCCAACTTCTCGGAACTGGAGAACATCTACGGCTTCTCGGGCGAGACCAGCGTCTCGCACATGCAGAGCGTCGTAACCCAGATGGCCGACATCCTCTACCCGCAACTGGACGAACCCAAGCCGACCGTCATCCCAGTCGGTCCCGACCAGGACCCCCACGTCCGCCTCGCGCGTGACCTCGCGGCCCGGATGGGCTACTTCGGCGTGACGAAGGCGTACGCGAGCTTCGAGGCCGACGAAGCGGAGCGCGAACTGCTCGCGGCCGCGCACGCCGCGCTCGCCGACGAAGCCGAGGAGAGCGACGGCGTGGTCCGGTGCGAGGACGCCGCCGATTGGTTGGCCGAGGAAGTGACGCCCGACGACGCCCGCGAGAGCGTAGTGTCGAAACTCCGGGAAGCGGGCAAAGAACCGCTCCGACCGCGCGTACGGTTCCTCGACCGGAACGCGACCGAGGAGGCCTTCGGCGCGCTCATCGACGCCGTGGAGGGCGAGAAGCGCGTCTTCGACGAGCACATCGACGCCTTCGACCTCTCGCGCGATGCGGCCGAGGAGTTGGCCCGCGATGTCGAACTGGACCACGGCGGCTACGGCTTCGTCGCGCCTTCGTCGCTCTACCACCGGTTCATGACCGGACTTACCGGCGGGAAGATGTCGTCGTCGGTCCCGGCGAGCCACATCAGCCTGCTGGACGACCCCGAAGACGGCTACGACAAGGTGAAGGCCGCGACCACCGGCGGCCGGGAGACCGCCGAGAAACAGCGCGAACTCGGCGGGCGGGCCGACGAGTGTCCGGTGTACGAACTGTACGCCTACCTGCTGGCGGGCGACGACGACGAGTTCGCCAAGGAAGTCTACGACGAGTGCGTCGGCGGCGAACGGCTCTGTGGCGACTGCAAGGAGCAGGCCGCCCAGTTGATGAAGGAGTTCCTCGCGGAACACCAGGAGAAGCGCGAGGAAGTCGAAGACCTGCTGGAGGAGGCCGACATCGAGTTGGACAGTCCGCGCAAGCGCGACTGA
- a CDS encoding Gfo/Idh/MocA family protein: MNFGVLSTANIGRAAVVPAIRNTDHDLLAVASRDAASADAFADEFGIPRAYGSYEELLADDELDAVYNPLPNALHAEWTKRAADAGLHVLCEKPLAVDAEEAREVGDYCADRGVTLMEAFMYRYHPRTERAAELVREELGEVRSVKAGFQFPMDDPENVRLDPDLAGGSLMDVGCYAVSSARLFLGEPDRAYATTHDAGDHGVDTKLAGVLEYDGGATAEISCGFETDDAQWYRVETEGGWLEAREAFVPRGDEGVELEYEVDGRRAVETFDPTDQYRLEVERFAACVESGEQPRTDADEAVRNTATIDALYESAERGESVAVERP; this comes from the coding sequence ATGAACTTCGGCGTCCTCAGCACGGCCAACATCGGACGCGCGGCGGTCGTCCCCGCGATTCGGAACACCGACCACGACCTCCTCGCGGTCGCGTCGCGCGACGCGGCGTCGGCGGACGCGTTCGCCGACGAGTTCGGAATTCCGCGGGCCTACGGCTCCTACGAGGAACTGCTCGCGGACGACGAGTTGGACGCGGTGTACAACCCGCTTCCGAACGCGCTCCACGCCGAGTGGACGAAGCGAGCCGCCGACGCCGGCCTGCACGTCCTCTGCGAGAAACCGCTCGCGGTCGATGCCGAGGAGGCCCGCGAAGTCGGCGACTACTGCGCGGACCGGGGCGTCACCCTGATGGAGGCGTTCATGTACCGCTATCACCCCAGAACCGAGCGCGCCGCCGAACTCGTCCGCGAGGAGTTGGGCGAGGTCCGGTCGGTGAAAGCCGGCTTCCAGTTCCCCATGGACGACCCCGAGAACGTCCGCCTCGACCCGGACCTCGCGGGCGGGAGCCTGATGGACGTGGGCTGTTACGCGGTCAGCTCGGCCCGCCTCTTCCTCGGAGAGCCCGACCGCGCGTACGCGACGACCCACGACGCGGGCGACCACGGCGTGGACACGAAGCTGGCGGGCGTGCTGGAGTACGACGGCGGCGCGACCGCCGAAATCTCCTGCGGGTTCGAGACCGACGACGCGCAGTGGTACCGCGTCGAGACCGAAGGCGGCTGGCTCGAAGCGCGCGAGGCGTTCGTCCCGCGCGGCGACGAGGGCGTCGAACTCGAGTACGAGGTGGACGGTCGCCGCGCGGTCGAGACGTTCGACCCGACCGACCAGTACCGACTGGAGGTCGAACGCTTCGCGGCGTGCGTCGAATCGGGCGAACAACCCCGGACCGACGCCGACGAAGCGGTCCGGAACACGGCCACCATCGACGCACTGTACGAGAGCGCCGAGCGCGGCGAGTCGGTCGCGGTCGAACGGCCCTGA